The stretch of DNA CCGTCCGGCGTCCGTTGATCACAGTCGTTTCTTATATTGGACGTTCAAGGAAATTTTGTTCTTCTTGGATCATCCGTTTTTCTTTTCCAAACCGGCGAAGGGCGCTTGCCGGCCACTTTGCCCAGCCGGCATTCGGCATACTTTCTGACATAGGCAGGGGGCTCCGTTTTTCAATCAGAGAATCTCCTGCCTTTTTTGCTTGTGTTCTCAGCAGAATGCCTTGCGCAAATTCCGATCGCCGCCCGAAAACAATAGAGCCGCGGGTATCGCGAAATCCGTCTGAAAATATGTTTGCCCTGCCCGTAAAAAAATTCCCCTCCGGCATTGCGCCGATTAGAGGGGAATGTTTTTCGATGAAAAACGCGTCGTCTCCGTCGGTGGCCGCACGAACACGCTAGTGAAAATCGTTATCTTTCTTCCGGCCGCTTTTTCGGATGAATCGTCCAACCGGCAACCGTACAGGAAAAATCCTTACCTTTCTTCGGTCGCCCGTTCAAGGACCTGCTTCATAAAATGAAGAACATCGTCCCGCAGCTCTTCATTTTGCAAAGCGAATTCGATCGTCGTTTGGATGAAGCCCAGCTTTTCTCCGACATCATACCGCTTGCCCTCGAATTGGTAGGCGAAGACGCGCTGGATTTGATTGAGCTCCCGGATCGCGTCCGTCAGTTGAATTTCCCCGCCGGCTCCGACTTCCTGCTTCGCAAGGAAACGGAAAATTTCCGGGGTCAAAATATACCGGCCAATGATGGCCAAGTTGGACGGGGCGGTGCCCTGTTCCGGTTTTTCCACGAAGCTCTTCACCTGATACAGCCTGCCCCTGCTGGACAGAGGATCGATGATCCCGTACCGGTGGGTTTCGTCGTCCGGCACTGTTTGCACGGCGATGACCGAAGACAAGGTTTCCTCATATTGATTAATTAATTGTTTTAAGCAAGGAACCTCCGCCTGGACGATATCATCCCCCAACAGGACGGCGAACGGCTCATCCCCGATGAAGTTCCGGGCGCACCAAACCGCATGGCCCAGCCCCTTCGGTTCCTTTTGCCGGATGTAATGGATTTCCACTTCCGAAGATTGTCTCACTTTCTCCAGCAGATCGAATTTTCCTTTTTCCTTCAGGTTTTGCTCCAGTTCAAAATTATTGTCGAAATGGTCCTCGATGGCTCTTTTCCCTTTTCCCGTAACGATGATGATATCTTCGATCCCCGATTCAATGGCCTCCTCCACGATGTATTGGATGGTAGGCTTGTCGACGATCGGCAGCATTTCCTTCGGCATCGCCTTGGTGGCCGGCAAAAATCTCGTTCCGAGTCCTGCTGCGGGAATGATCGCTTTTCTTATTTTTTTCAACGGTTTGGACTCCTTTCTATGTACTTTTCATGAAAAAAAGGAAAAAATTTCTATTTCTATTTTAGCATGGCTGGCTGCATTATTATATTATTTTACAATAAGTTTCCAGAACAGGGAACACCCCCGCCCCTTGTTCCGTTCTTCCCCTTTTGCGAGCTTTTCCGTCAGGAGCCGGCTCCTGCGGTCTTCATCACCATATCCCTTTCCCCCGGACCAAAAAGTTCCATAAAAATCGTTGGATTTTCCTTGTCCAGCTCTGTTGTCGGAAACCACTTCATTTTATCTGAAAAACCTCCGCAATCGAACAACATGTATTTGGGAAAAAGACCGTTTTTATTCAGCCGGCATCAGGCAGACCGGCCTCATGCATCCCTCCACGGGAACGGGAAGCGTCCATGGAAATCGGCAAGGAAAAATCCGCCCGGAAAATTCCGGGAGACGGGCGCCGATTTCCACAGAAGCATCCCTCTCCGATTTGAAGGACCGACCGCACTTCCCGAATTTCGGAGGACAAACGCCGATTCCATAGAGACATCCTCCACCTGTTTAGAAAATCTCCCCAATTCCCGAATTCCGGGACACAGGCCCCGATTTCACAGAAACATCTCCCGCCGATTAGAAAGTACCGGTGCATTCGGATCCGGGGGACTTTTCACCATTTCGCCATTTTTGTCAAAATCGGAAAGTATCAACTTTTACATATTTGCGAAATATTTGACAACCTTATTGACTGTCTAACCGGATCGGTCTAATTTTAAAGATGGAGAAACCGTCATATTGAAAATGAATGAAGGAGGCTAAACATGGCAAGCATTCTCATTTCACCGAACAAATACATCCAAGGCAAAGGCGAATT from Caldibacillus debilis DSM 16016 encodes:
- the galU gene encoding UTP--glucose-1-phosphate uridylyltransferase GalU — encoded protein: MKKIRKAIIPAAGLGTRFLPATKAMPKEMLPIVDKPTIQYIVEEAIESGIEDIIIVTGKGKRAIEDHFDNNFELEQNLKEKGKFDLLEKVRQSSEVEIHYIRQKEPKGLGHAVWCARNFIGDEPFAVLLGDDIVQAEVPCLKQLINQYEETLSSVIAVQTVPDDETHRYGIIDPLSSRGRLYQVKSFVEKPEQGTAPSNLAIIGRYILTPEIFRFLAKQEVGAGGEIQLTDAIRELNQIQRVFAYQFEGKRYDVGEKLGFIQTTIEFALQNEELRDDVLHFMKQVLERATEER